Genomic DNA from Desulfonema ishimotonii:
ATAGCATCTCACAGGATTATTTACAGGTACAATTTTTTCAATTGATTTTAAATGAATGCGATGATAACGGGACTTCATGGTCTTGTGAAATGATATTTTTCCGTCACGGACAATTTTAAGAGGATCAAACTGATATGCCGCCATCAGGGCCTGCCCGGATTTACCGAAAATAAAATCCTTTTTCATGCCGAAATCGGGAAACATCATCCGAATCAGGGCGTGAATCGCGCATTTCGACTGAACGACAGCCTGATCCGCCGCATCGTAAATCGTGTTCCACTCTCGCAGCAGAGAGTATGGCTCTTCGAAAATGCGGTGGTGAAGGGTTTTTCCGATCTTTGCCAGGGTGTGAATCACTTTCGGGTCTTTGATGTCTGTTTTTCCTGTGTCATTGGTTTCAATGACACGCATTTTTGCCACAGCCTCGGTACTGACATAGGCGGTGTGCATACCGAGTTTGCGGGCGATCCTGAAGAGTGCGTCATGGTACACACCGGTGGACTCGGCAACAACGGCGGCCGCCACATATTTACCGGCTGATACGAACAGGCCGAACTGTCGCAGTTCTTTTTCAATCGCATTGATTTTGTTTTTGAAAATGCGTTCGATCTTACCGCCCGGGGTTTCGGTATGAAGGGTGATGTCATCCCGGCTGACATCGCAGGCAAGAATGAGCATATTATTCGTGATATCAAAGCGTTCATTTTTAATATTGCGATGATTCTGTTTCATGATGATCCCCCTTGTATCGATAGTTTTTGCCGTTGCACCGCACATATGATGTATTGAAAGTAATCATTTTGGCCGGTTTACCTAATAGTAGGTGAACTCGGACGCAAAAGGGTTCCGGTCGCTGCGCTCCCTCCACCCTTTTGCGCCGGTTAGCTTAGCGTTATGCTGCTGAAAAAACTATGATTATTACATTTCGTGAAGAAAAGCAGCTGA
This window encodes:
- a CDS encoding IS110 family transposase, producing the protein MKQNHRNIKNERFDITNNMLILACDVSRDDITLHTETPGGKIERIFKNKINAIEKELRQFGLFVSAGKYVAAAVVAESTGVYHDALFRIARKLGMHTAYVSTEAVAKMRVIETNDTGKTDIKDPKVIHTLAKIGKTLHHRIFEEPYSLLREWNTIYDAADQAVVQSKCAIHALIRMMFPDFGMKKDFIFGKSGQALMAAYQFDPLKIVRDGKISFHKTMKSRYHRIHLKSIEKIVPVNNPVRCYNA